In Musa acuminata AAA Group cultivar baxijiao chromosome BXJ3-11, Cavendish_Baxijiao_AAA, whole genome shotgun sequence, one DNA window encodes the following:
- the LOC135653071 gene encoding uncharacterized protein LOC135653071 yields MGDSTAMTIEFLRARLLSERTVSKAAKERADQLAKRVTELEERLRVMTIQRRKAEQAAVDAISILETHGINDLFEEIDSSSDKDESPCGEEGCEEASKEDEVCTASKVERMVVEDAQSSSELEVSFSQARSLSWRSRSSSPDSARKLKGKHFRQRQRRMSLMSPVESSPKYNLGKSCRKIKQKEMGSTTEEKGDDFVIIGNSLPGLPVIVSGSQSSFVTVQKQEVDAIGSERDKEMERVLEQQAQLIGQYEAEEKAQREWEKKYNENKCSNPDYSESEKQCHVAVVNSESQKDSLAVPGKIPCEDEEPKSAVLSGTKEPGCLSDDIVLKLSDSANQGTIDGGQDANVVQFSNAFVSTDLPRTGSGSNSHACVEGLTDQVVHHVAVTDSEACLVEVAFPAKVSTVESSFEKQNQGLIYDKSDSGSSNNINMQAHSQMNSPLNGSPSTANSERETPKWELAGTQDPSYERPPQSAGSSSLGGVLEALQRAKISLKQELYQSPLPGKGTMALPAARNYHTKTTLSGETLKVPIGSAGLFRLPTDTFPPAQNLQRKLYGSALSLTTGYPHLGYAFTTADGHPSTVPEAGSKNSMGKLNFGNYRPGMDLPTSFRYSLPYSGSTADRIPVPNEADISLGKQHFNTYSYEVGIPAFSRYSLPANEATDGTPFPNRSGGSVHQQYFDSYHPGIEEPAARRYSLPYSDLTRDRTILRDGVSEPHTDIRNQMPPRDRYSLYGGNGTRSSMQIL; encoded by the exons ATGGGTGACTCAACAGCGATGACCATCGAGTTCCTTCGTGCCAGATTACTATCTGAGAGGACAGTTTCTAAAGCTGCAAAGGAAAGAGCTGACCAATTGGCTAAAAGG GTGACGGAGTTAGAGGAGCGGCTTAGGGTCATGACTATCCAGAGGAGGAAGGCAGAACAGGCAGCAGTGGATGCCATCTCCATTCTAGAAACTCATGGGATTAATGATCTATTTGAGGAAATTGATTCTAGCTCTGACAAAGATGAAAGTCCTTGTGGTGAGGAAGGGTGCGAGGAAGCTTCTAAAGAAGATGAAGTATGTACAGCCTCGAAAGTGGAAAGGATGGTAGTTGAAGATGCACAATCGAGTTCTGAACTTGAGGTTTCCTTCTCCCAAGCTAGGAGCTTATCATGGAGAAGCCGCAGTAGTAGTCCAGATTCTGCTAGAAAGCTAAAAGGAAAGCATTTCAGACAAAGACAGAGACGAATGAGTTTGATGTCACCTGTTGAATCTTCCCCAAAATATAACTTGGGAAAATCATGTCGCAAAATAAAACAGAAAGAAATGGG ATCAACTACTGAGGAAAAAGGAGATGATTTTGTAATTATTGGTAACAGCCTACCTGGATTACCTGTGATTGTTTCTGGAAGTCAGTCATCTTTTGTGACTGTCCAAAAGCAAGAAGTTGATGCAATTGGGAGCGAAAGAGATAAAGAGATGGAGAGAGTTCTAGAGCAGCAAGCCCAGCTCATAGGTCAGTACGAAGCAGAGGAGAAAGCACAGAGAGAATGGGAAAAGAAATACAATGAGAACAAATGTTCAAATCCA GATTACTCTGAATCTGAGAAGCAGTGTCATGTAGCTGTAGTCAATAGTGAGTCCCAGAAAGATTCACTTGCAGTTCCTGGGAAAATACCATGTGAAGATGAGGAGCCAAAATCAGCTGTTCTCTCTGGGACCAAGGAACCTGGATGTCTATCTGATGATATTGTGCTTAAATTATCAGATAGTGCAAATCAAGGAACCATTGATGGAGGCCAAGATGCAAATGTTGTGCAATTCTCCAATGCCTTTGTGTCAACTGATCTACCTAGAACTGGAAGTGGAAGTAATTCTCACGCTTGTGTGGAGGGCTTGACGGATCAAGTAGTGCATCATGTGGCGGTCACTGACAGTGAAGCTTGTCTGGTTGAGGTTGCATTTCCTGCCAAAGTAAGCACTGTTGAGAGCTCGTTTGAAAAGCAAAACCAAGGTTTAATTTATGATAAATCTGACAGTGGCTCTAGTAACAATATCAATATGCAAGCACATAGCCAAATGAATTCACCATTAAATGGAAGCCCTTCTACTGCTAATTCCGAAAGGGAGACACCTAAATGGGAATTAGCAGGCACTCAGGATCCATCGTACGAGAGACCACCTCAATCAGCTGGCAGCAGTAGCTTGGGGGGTGTTCTGGAAGCTCTTCAGCGTGCCAAGATATCCTTAAAACAAGAGCTCTATCAGTCGCCCTTGCCAGGGAAAGGCACCATGGCTTTACCAGCAGCAAGAAATTACCATACTAAGACTACTTTGTCTGGTGAAACTTTGAAAGTTCCCATTGGGTCTGCTGGCCTGTTTAGATTACCAACTGAcacttttcctccggcacaaaacTTGCAAAGGAAACTTTATGGTTCAGCCTTAAGTTTGACGACTGGTTATCCTCATCTTGGATATGCCTTTACTACTGCTGACGGTCATCCGTCAACTGTCCCTGAAGCTGGGTCCAAGAATTCGATGGGTAAATTGAATTTTGGTAATTACCGTCCAGGTATGGACCTTCCTACTTCATTCAGGTACTCGCTACCATACTCAGGTTCGACAGCAGATAGGATACCGGTTCCAAATGAAGCTGACATTTCACTAGGAAAGCAACATTTCAACACTTACTCTTATGAAGTGGGAATTCCTGCTTTCAGCAGGTATTCCCTGCCTGCAAATGAGGCGACAGATGGAACACCCTTCCCAAACAGATCTGGAGGCTCTGTGCACCAGCAGTATTTTGATTCCTACCATCCTGGCATTGAAGAGCCTGCTGCGAGAAGGTATTCCCTTCCATACTCAGACTTGACAAGAGATAGAACAATTCTTCGTGATGGCGTTTCAGAACCTCACACCGATATAAGAAACCAAATGCCTCCTCGAGACCGGTACTCTTTATATGGCGGCAATGGGACACGATCCAGTATGCAGATACTGTAG